The Brachyhypopomus gauderio isolate BG-103 chromosome 7, BGAUD_0.2, whole genome shotgun sequence genome has a window encoding:
- the LOC143518337 gene encoding uncharacterized protein LOC143518337, whose translation HSCSFPVSGESSSPDSPVPVPVPELRLVLLGRTGSGKSAAGNTILGREERSQAATSTLPQQSESRQGEVARRKVTVVDTPDWFCPELSLEEVRQDVGLCVRLSAPGPHAFLLVIPLKQPAGEERGMLEKMEEMFGERCWRNTMILFTVTEEEQNPEQFIQSGSQEVQTLVEKCGNRFHCLNIKESGDGSQISELLEKIEKMVEGNKERFYSSEIYLETESLIREMERKILKERKEKKANEEREMKEKLEKEMQDSLKKIEGVIQGHEGDIRQLNDRTTELEKKMKEEKNEEIKRELKRDLDREIDQRIEMEEKVKKLKEKREMERRGMEERHRQEMEEIMERYEGEARVEEERNLIKIILPELQRNILVSKSKMQEEFNRQMEEKERELETLRQRLSELRETHSLPEEVYERTRKTSSEKPVPPAERGFFQKVRDWFH comes from the coding sequence CATTCTTGTTCTTTTCCAGTGAGTGGAGAATCCTCCAGTCCAGACTCTCCAGTGCCGGTTCCTGTACCAGAACTCAGGCTGGTGCTGCTGGGGAGGACTGGGTCTGGGAAGAGTGcagcaggaaacaccatcctgggcagagaggagaggagccaggctgctacatctacactcccccagcagagtgagagcagacaggGGGAGGTGGCTAGGAGGAAGGTGACTGTGGTGGACACTCCTGACTGGTTCTGCCCTGAACTCTCTCtggaggaggtgagacaggacgTGGGACTCTGTGTCCGTTTGTCTGCACCAGGACCCCACGCCTTCCTCCTAGTCATACCATTGAAGCAGCCTGcaggagaggaaagagggaTGCTGGAGAAAATGGAGGAGATGTTTGGAGAGAGATGTTGGAGGAACACCATGATCCTCTTCACTGTTACTGAGGAAGAGCAAAATCCTGAACAGTTCATTCAGTCAGGAAGCCAAGAGGTCCAGACACTTGTGGAGAAATGtgggaacaggtttcactgtctcAACATTAAGGAGAGTGGAGATGGATCTCAGATCtcagagctgctggagaagataGAGAAGATGGTGGAAGGAAACAAAGAGAGATTCTACAGCAGTGAGATTTATCTAGAGACAGAATCTCTGattagagagatggagaggaaaaTCCTCaaggaaagaaaagagaaaaaagcaAATGAAGAAAGAGAAATGAAAGAGAAACTGGAAAAAGAGATGCAAGACTCTCTGAAAAAGATAGAGGGAGTGATACAAGGACACGAAGGAGATATCAGACAACTTAATGATCGAACAACTGAACTGGAGAAAAAGatgaaagaagaaaagaacGAAGAAATAAAGAGAGAACTGAAACGAGACCTTGACAGAGAGATAGACCAACGGATAGAAATGGAAGAAAAGGTGAAGAAACTGAAAGAGAaacgagagatggagagaagaggaatggaggagagacacagacaggagatggaggagatcatGGAGAGGTATGAAGGAGAGGCCAgggtggaggaagagaggaaccTCATAAAGATAATCCTGCCTGAACTCCAGAGAAACATTTTGGTCTCAAAGTCCAAGATGCAGGAGGAGTTTAACAGGcagatggaggagaaggagagagaactgGAGACACTGAGACAGAGACTCTCAGAGCTCAGAGAGACTCACTCATTGCCTGAGGAGGTTTATGAGAGAACCAGGAAGACCAGCTCAGAGAAACCAGTTCCACCAGCAGAACGGGGATTCTTTCAGAAGGTTAGAGACTGGTTCCACTAA
- the LOC143518386 gene encoding uncharacterized protein LOC143518386 isoform X2 has translation MKMEESALRTEFKEERFPGPALKNLMTLMKGWKSQEDQLKTELEQTDKQTPSKGELEEEEITQEERESIRQIRVKMREMEERTVRERVEMRQREEQEMRDEVRAVVEALRSSAEPVEKLKERIKKHKKLKYRCEKKLSEERDDEKRRELERELEREDQQMKEAEQELKRMQEERRNMVKNLRLEIENREKGTTTVIETDRQLIRNLQLPKNILREVETSKNQLETLGKELQEKSSQLQEMMILLEQQKTELAEKNKQLEEKDKQVEERDRLLEERDRLLEERSRQLQGRTDPDPPVPPVTRRHGKSLSNMSGESSRSDSPVQEPVLDQQNTDLAEKNKQLEEIDQEIEEKDRTLEERSRQLQERTDPPVLVRRRYSNGLELPKMSGESSSPDSPVPVPVPELRLVLLGRTGSGKSAAGNTILGREERSQAATSTLPQQSESRQGEVAGRKVTVVDTPDWFCPELSLEEVRQDVGLCVRLSAPGPHAFLLVIPVKQPAGEERGMLERMEEMFGERCWRNTMILFTVTEEEQNPEQFIQLGNQEVQTLVGKCGNRFHCLNIKESGDGSQISELLEKIEKMVEGNKERFYNSEIYLETESLIREMERKILKEREEKKANEEREMKGKLEKEMQDSLKKIEGVIQGHEGDIRQLNDRTTELERKMKEEKNEEIKRELKRDLDREVDQRIEMEEKVKKLKEKREMERRGMEERHRQEMEEIMERYEGEARVEAERNLMKIIMPELQRNILVSKSKMQEEFNRQMEEKDRELETLRQRLSELRETHSLSEEVYERTKKTSSEKPVPPAERGLFQIVRDWFH, from the exons atgAAAATGGAGGAATCTGCTCTGCGGACTG AGTTTAAAGAGGAGAGGTTTCCTGGACCTGCTCTGAAGAACTTAATGACCTTAATGAAAGGATGGAAATCACAGGAGGATCAGCTAAAGACTGAACTGgagcaaacagacaaacaaacacccaGTAAAGGAGAATTAGAGGAAGAAGAAATTAcacaagaggagagagagagcatccgTCAGATCAGAGTGAagatgagagagatggaggaaagaacagtgagagaaagagtggagATGAGACAAAGAGAAGAGCAGGAGATGAGAGACGAAGTGAGGGCTGTGGTGGAAGCTCTGAGGAGCTCAGCAGAACCAGTGGAGAAACTGAAAGAAAGGATTAAAAAGcataaaaaactaaaatataGATGTGAGAAAAAGTtatcagaggagagagatgatgagaagaggagagagctggagagagaaCTGGAGAGAGAAGATCAGCAGATGAAGGAAGCAGAACAGGAGCTGAAAAGGatgcaggaggagaggagaaacatGGTGAAGAACCTCAGACTGGAGatagagaacagagagaagggTACAACTACAGtaatagagacagacagacagctgatCAGAAACCTGCAATTGCCAAAGAACATACTCAGAGAGGTGGAGACCAGTAAAAACCAACTGGAGACACTGGGAAAGGAACTACAGGAGAAGAGCAGCCAACTCCAGGAGATGATGATCCTACTGGAACAACAGAAAACTGAACTGGCAGAAAAGAACAAACAGCTTGAAGAGAAAGACAAGCAGgttgaggagagagacagacttctggaggagagagacagacttctAGAGGAGAGAAGCAGACAGCTGCAGGGGAGGACAGACCCAGACCCACCAGTCCCACCAGTTACGAGAAGACACGGCAAAAGTTTGTCAAACA TGAGTGGAGAATCCTCCAGGTCAGATTCTCCAGTACAGGAACCCGTACTGGACCAACAGAACACCGATCTGGCAGAAAAGAACAAACAGCTTGAAGAGATAGACCAGGAGATTGAGGAGAAAGACAGAACTCTAGAGgagagaagcaggcagctgcagGAGAGGACAGACCCACCAGTCCTAGTCAGGAGAAGATACAGCAATGGTTTGGAGTTGCCAAAAA TGAGTGGTGAGTCCTCCAGTCCAGACTCTCCAGTGCCGGTTCCTGTACCAGAACTCAGGCTGGTGCTGCTGGGGAGGACTGGGTCTGGGAAGAGTGcagcaggaaacaccatcctgggcagagaggagaggagccaggctgctacatctacactcccccagcagagtgagagcagacaggGGGAGGTGGCTGGGAGGAAGGTGACTGTGGTGGACACTCCTGACTGGTTCTGCCCTGAACTCTCTCtggaggaggtgagacaggacgTGGGACTCTGTGTCCGTCTGTCTGCCCCAGGACCCCATGCCTTCCTCCTCGTAATACCAGTGAAGCAGcctgcaggagaggagagagggatgctgGAGAGAATGGAGGAGATGTTTGGAGAGAGATGTTGGAGGAACACCATGATCCTCTTCACTGTTACTGAGGAAGAGCAAAATCCTGAACAGTTCATTCAGTTAGGAAACCAAGAGGTCCAGACACTTGTGGGGAAATGtgggaacaggtttcactgtctcAACATTAAGGAGAGTGGGGATGGGTCTCAGATCtcagagctgctggagaagataGAGAAGATGGTGGAAGGAAACAAAGAGAGATTCTACAACAGTGAGATCTATCTAGAGACAGAATCTCTgatcagagagatggagaggaaaaTCCTAAaggaaagagaagagaaaaaagCAAATGAAGAAAGAGAAATGAAAGGGAAACTGGAAAAGGAGATGCAAGACTCTCTGAAAAAGATAGAGGGAGTGATACAAGGACACGAAGGAGATATCAGACAACTTAATGATCGAACAACCGAACTGGAGAGAAAGatgaaagaagaaaagaacGAAGAAATAAAGAGAGAACTGAAACGAGACCTTGACAGAGAGGTAGACCAACGGATAGAAATGGAAGAAAAGGTGAAGAAACTGAAAGAGAaacgagagatggagagaagaggaatggaggagagacacagacaggagatggaggagatcatGGAGAGGTATGAAGGAGAGGCCAGGGTGGAGGCAGAGAGGAACCTCATGAAGATCATCATGCCTGAACTCCAGAGAAACATTTTGGTCTCAAAGTCCAAGATGCAGGAGGAGTTTAACAGGCAGATGGAGGAGAAGGACAGAGAACTGGAGACACTGAGACAGAGACTCTCAGAGCTCAGAGAGACTCACTCATTGTCTGAGGAGGTTTATGAAAGAACCAAGAAGACCAGCTCAGAGAAACCAGTTCCACCAGCAGAAAGGGGATTGTTTCAGATTGTTAGAGACTGGTTCCACTAA
- the LOC143518386 gene encoding uncharacterized protein LOC143518386 isoform X3 has protein sequence MKMEESALRTEFKEERFPGPALKNLMTLMKGWKSQEDQLKTELEQTDKQTPSKGELEEEEITQEERESIRQIRVKMREMEERTVRERVEMRQREEQEMRDEVRAVVEALRSSAEPVEKLKERIKKHKKLKYRCEKKLSEERDDEKRRELERELEREDQQMKEAEQELKRMQEERRNMVKNLRLEIENREKGTTTVIETDRQLIRNLQLPKNILREVETSKNQLETLGKELQEKSSQLQEMMILLEQQKTELAEKNKQLEEKDKQVEERDRLLEERDRLLEERSRQLQGRTDPDPPVPPVTRRHGKSLSNMSGESSSPDSPVPVPVPELRLVLLGRTGSGKSAAGNTILGREERSQAATSTLPQQSESRQGEVAGRKVTVVDTPDWFCPELSLEEVRQDVGLCVRLSAPGPHAFLLVIPVKQPAGEERGMLERMEEMFGERCWRNTMILFTVTEEEQNPEQFIQLGNQEVQTLVGKCGNRFHCLNIKESGDGSQISELLEKIEKMVEGNKERFYNSEIYLETESLIREMERKILKEREEKKANEEREMKGKLEKEMQDSLKKIEGVIQGHEGDIRQLNDRTTELERKMKEEKNEEIKRELKRDLDREVDQRIEMEEKVKKLKEKREMERRGMEERHRQEMEEIMERYEGEARVEAERNLMKIIMPELQRNILVSKSKMQEEFNRQMEEKDRELETLRQRLSELRETHSLSEEVYERTKKTSSEKPVPPAERGLFQIVRDWFH, from the exons atgAAAATGGAGGAATCTGCTCTGCGGACTG AGTTTAAAGAGGAGAGGTTTCCTGGACCTGCTCTGAAGAACTTAATGACCTTAATGAAAGGATGGAAATCACAGGAGGATCAGCTAAAGACTGAACTGgagcaaacagacaaacaaacacccaGTAAAGGAGAATTAGAGGAAGAAGAAATTAcacaagaggagagagagagcatccgTCAGATCAGAGTGAagatgagagagatggaggaaagaacagtgagagaaagagtggagATGAGACAAAGAGAAGAGCAGGAGATGAGAGACGAAGTGAGGGCTGTGGTGGAAGCTCTGAGGAGCTCAGCAGAACCAGTGGAGAAACTGAAAGAAAGGATTAAAAAGcataaaaaactaaaatataGATGTGAGAAAAAGTtatcagaggagagagatgatgagaagaggagagagctggagagagaaCTGGAGAGAGAAGATCAGCAGATGAAGGAAGCAGAACAGGAGCTGAAAAGGatgcaggaggagaggagaaacatGGTGAAGAACCTCAGACTGGAGatagagaacagagagaagggTACAACTACAGtaatagagacagacagacagctgatCAGAAACCTGCAATTGCCAAAGAACATACTCAGAGAGGTGGAGACCAGTAAAAACCAACTGGAGACACTGGGAAAGGAACTACAGGAGAAGAGCAGCCAACTCCAGGAGATGATGATCCTACTGGAACAACAGAAAACTGAACTGGCAGAAAAGAACAAACAGCTTGAAGAGAAAGACAAGCAGgttgaggagagagacagacttctggaggagagagacagacttctAGAGGAGAGAAGCAGACAGCTGCAGGGGAGGACAGACCCAGACCCACCAGTCCCACCAGTTACGAGAAGACACGGCAAAAGTTTGTCAAACA TGAGTGGTGAGTCCTCCAGTCCAGACTCTCCAGTGCCGGTTCCTGTACCAGAACTCAGGCTGGTGCTGCTGGGGAGGACTGGGTCTGGGAAGAGTGcagcaggaaacaccatcctgggcagagaggagaggagccaggctgctacatctacactcccccagcagagtgagagcagacaggGGGAGGTGGCTGGGAGGAAGGTGACTGTGGTGGACACTCCTGACTGGTTCTGCCCTGAACTCTCTCtggaggaggtgagacaggacgTGGGACTCTGTGTCCGTCTGTCTGCCCCAGGACCCCATGCCTTCCTCCTCGTAATACCAGTGAAGCAGcctgcaggagaggagagagggatgctgGAGAGAATGGAGGAGATGTTTGGAGAGAGATGTTGGAGGAACACCATGATCCTCTTCACTGTTACTGAGGAAGAGCAAAATCCTGAACAGTTCATTCAGTTAGGAAACCAAGAGGTCCAGACACTTGTGGGGAAATGtgggaacaggtttcactgtctcAACATTAAGGAGAGTGGGGATGGGTCTCAGATCtcagagctgctggagaagataGAGAAGATGGTGGAAGGAAACAAAGAGAGATTCTACAACAGTGAGATCTATCTAGAGACAGAATCTCTgatcagagagatggagaggaaaaTCCTAAaggaaagagaagagaaaaaagCAAATGAAGAAAGAGAAATGAAAGGGAAACTGGAAAAGGAGATGCAAGACTCTCTGAAAAAGATAGAGGGAGTGATACAAGGACACGAAGGAGATATCAGACAACTTAATGATCGAACAACCGAACTGGAGAGAAAGatgaaagaagaaaagaacGAAGAAATAAAGAGAGAACTGAAACGAGACCTTGACAGAGAGGTAGACCAACGGATAGAAATGGAAGAAAAGGTGAAGAAACTGAAAGAGAaacgagagatggagagaagaggaatggaggagagacacagacaggagatggaggagatcatGGAGAGGTATGAAGGAGAGGCCAGGGTGGAGGCAGAGAGGAACCTCATGAAGATCATCATGCCTGAACTCCAGAGAAACATTTTGGTCTCAAAGTCCAAGATGCAGGAGGAGTTTAACAGGCAGATGGAGGAGAAGGACAGAGAACTGGAGACACTGAGACAGAGACTCTCAGAGCTCAGAGAGACTCACTCATTGTCTGAGGAGGTTTATGAAAGAACCAAGAAGACCAGCTCAGAGAAACCAGTTCCACCAGCAGAAAGGGGATTGTTTCAGATTGTTAGAGACTGGTTCCACTAA
- the LOC143518386 gene encoding uncharacterized protein LOC143518386 isoform X1 — MKMEESALRTEFKEERFPGPALKNLMTLMKGWKSQEDQLKTELEQTDKQTPSKGELEEEEITQEERESIRQIRVKMREMEERTVRERVEMRQREEQEMRDEVRAVVEALRSSAEPVEKLKERIKKHKKLKYRCEKKLSEERDDEKRRELERELEREDQQMKEAEQELKRMQEERRNMVKNLRLEIENREKGTTTVIETDRQLIRNLQLPKNILREVETSKNQLETLGKELQEKSSQLQEMMILLEQQKTELAEKNKQLEEKDKQVEERDRLLEERDRLLEERSRQLQGRTDPDPPVPPVTRRHGKSLSNMSGETSGSAAPPKKSNSMEESPNMSGESSRSDSPVQEPVLDQQNTDLAEKNKQLEEIDQEIEEKDRTLEERSRQLQERTDPPVLVRRRYSNGLELPKMSGESSSPDSPVPVPVPELRLVLLGRTGSGKSAAGNTILGREERSQAATSTLPQQSESRQGEVAGRKVTVVDTPDWFCPELSLEEVRQDVGLCVRLSAPGPHAFLLVIPVKQPAGEERGMLERMEEMFGERCWRNTMILFTVTEEEQNPEQFIQLGNQEVQTLVGKCGNRFHCLNIKESGDGSQISELLEKIEKMVEGNKERFYNSEIYLETESLIREMERKILKEREEKKANEEREMKGKLEKEMQDSLKKIEGVIQGHEGDIRQLNDRTTELERKMKEEKNEEIKRELKRDLDREVDQRIEMEEKVKKLKEKREMERRGMEERHRQEMEEIMERYEGEARVEAERNLMKIIMPELQRNILVSKSKMQEEFNRQMEEKDRELETLRQRLSELRETHSLSEEVYERTKKTSSEKPVPPAERGLFQIVRDWFH, encoded by the exons atgAAAATGGAGGAATCTGCTCTGCGGACTG AGTTTAAAGAGGAGAGGTTTCCTGGACCTGCTCTGAAGAACTTAATGACCTTAATGAAAGGATGGAAATCACAGGAGGATCAGCTAAAGACTGAACTGgagcaaacagacaaacaaacacccaGTAAAGGAGAATTAGAGGAAGAAGAAATTAcacaagaggagagagagagcatccgTCAGATCAGAGTGAagatgagagagatggaggaaagaacagtgagagaaagagtggagATGAGACAAAGAGAAGAGCAGGAGATGAGAGACGAAGTGAGGGCTGTGGTGGAAGCTCTGAGGAGCTCAGCAGAACCAGTGGAGAAACTGAAAGAAAGGATTAAAAAGcataaaaaactaaaatataGATGTGAGAAAAAGTtatcagaggagagagatgatgagaagaggagagagctggagagagaaCTGGAGAGAGAAGATCAGCAGATGAAGGAAGCAGAACAGGAGCTGAAAAGGatgcaggaggagaggagaaacatGGTGAAGAACCTCAGACTGGAGatagagaacagagagaagggTACAACTACAGtaatagagacagacagacagctgatCAGAAACCTGCAATTGCCAAAGAACATACTCAGAGAGGTGGAGACCAGTAAAAACCAACTGGAGACACTGGGAAAGGAACTACAGGAGAAGAGCAGCCAACTCCAGGAGATGATGATCCTACTGGAACAACAGAAAACTGAACTGGCAGAAAAGAACAAACAGCTTGAAGAGAAAGACAAGCAGgttgaggagagagacagacttctggaggagagagacagacttctAGAGGAGAGAAGCAGACAGCTGCAGGGGAGGACAGACCCAGACCCACCAGTCCCACCAGTTACGAGAAGACACGGCAAAAGTTTGTCAAACA TGAGTGGAGAGACATCAGGCTCAGCAGCTCCACCCAAGAAGAGTAACAGTATGGAAGAATCTCCAAACA TGAGTGGAGAATCCTCCAGGTCAGATTCTCCAGTACAGGAACCCGTACTGGACCAACAGAACACCGATCTGGCAGAAAAGAACAAACAGCTTGAAGAGATAGACCAGGAGATTGAGGAGAAAGACAGAACTCTAGAGgagagaagcaggcagctgcagGAGAGGACAGACCCACCAGTCCTAGTCAGGAGAAGATACAGCAATGGTTTGGAGTTGCCAAAAA TGAGTGGTGAGTCCTCCAGTCCAGACTCTCCAGTGCCGGTTCCTGTACCAGAACTCAGGCTGGTGCTGCTGGGGAGGACTGGGTCTGGGAAGAGTGcagcaggaaacaccatcctgggcagagaggagaggagccaggctgctacatctacactcccccagcagagtgagagcagacaggGGGAGGTGGCTGGGAGGAAGGTGACTGTGGTGGACACTCCTGACTGGTTCTGCCCTGAACTCTCTCtggaggaggtgagacaggacgTGGGACTCTGTGTCCGTCTGTCTGCCCCAGGACCCCATGCCTTCCTCCTCGTAATACCAGTGAAGCAGcctgcaggagaggagagagggatgctgGAGAGAATGGAGGAGATGTTTGGAGAGAGATGTTGGAGGAACACCATGATCCTCTTCACTGTTACTGAGGAAGAGCAAAATCCTGAACAGTTCATTCAGTTAGGAAACCAAGAGGTCCAGACACTTGTGGGGAAATGtgggaacaggtttcactgtctcAACATTAAGGAGAGTGGGGATGGGTCTCAGATCtcagagctgctggagaagataGAGAAGATGGTGGAAGGAAACAAAGAGAGATTCTACAACAGTGAGATCTATCTAGAGACAGAATCTCTgatcagagagatggagaggaaaaTCCTAAaggaaagagaagagaaaaaagCAAATGAAGAAAGAGAAATGAAAGGGAAACTGGAAAAGGAGATGCAAGACTCTCTGAAAAAGATAGAGGGAGTGATACAAGGACACGAAGGAGATATCAGACAACTTAATGATCGAACAACCGAACTGGAGAGAAAGatgaaagaagaaaagaacGAAGAAATAAAGAGAGAACTGAAACGAGACCTTGACAGAGAGGTAGACCAACGGATAGAAATGGAAGAAAAGGTGAAGAAACTGAAAGAGAaacgagagatggagagaagaggaatggaggagagacacagacaggagatggaggagatcatGGAGAGGTATGAAGGAGAGGCCAGGGTGGAGGCAGAGAGGAACCTCATGAAGATCATCATGCCTGAACTCCAGAGAAACATTTTGGTCTCAAAGTCCAAGATGCAGGAGGAGTTTAACAGGCAGATGGAGGAGAAGGACAGAGAACTGGAGACACTGAGACAGAGACTCTCAGAGCTCAGAGAGACTCACTCATTGTCTGAGGAGGTTTATGAAAGAACCAAGAAGACCAGCTCAGAGAAACCAGTTCCACCAGCAGAAAGGGGATTGTTTCAGATTGTTAGAGACTGGTTCCACTAA